Proteins encoded by one window of Mustela erminea isolate mMusErm1 chromosome 5, mMusErm1.Pri, whole genome shotgun sequence:
- the LOC116589972 gene encoding LOW QUALITY PROTEIN: olfactory receptor 4F3/4F16/4F29-like (The sequence of the model RefSeq protein was modified relative to this genomic sequence to represent the inferred CDS: deleted 1 base in 1 codon): protein MDRMNHSVVSEFVFLGLTNSWEIQLLLFVFSSTFYVASMMGNSLIMLTVTCDPHLHSPMYFLLANLSFIDLGVSSVTSPKMIYDLFRKHKVISFGGCIAQIFLSTSLVVWEMVLLIAMAFDRYVAICKPLHYLTIMSPRMCIFFLVAAWMTGLIHSVVQLAFVVNLPFCGPNVLDSFYCDLPRFIKLACTDTYQLEFMVTANSGFISVGSFFILIISYIIIILTVQKHSSAGSSKALSTLSAHITVVFLFFGPLIFVYMWPSSTIHLDKFLAIFDAVLTPFLNPVIYTFRNQEMKVAMRRVCRQVVNYRKIS from the exons ATGGATAGAATGAATCACTCTGTGGTGTCAGAGTTTGTGTTTCTGGGACTCACCAACTCCTGGGAGATCCAACTTCTCCTCTTTGTGTTCTCCTCCACGTTTTACGTGGCAAGCATGATGGGAAACTCCCTCATCATGCTCACTGTGACTTGTGACCCTCACTTGCACTCCCCCATGTACTTTCTGTTGGCCAACCTCTCCTTCATTGACCTGGGAGTTTCTTCAGTCACTTCTCCCAAGATGATTTATGATCTTTTCAGAAAGCATAAGGTCATCTCCTTTGGTGGCTGCATCGCTCAAATCTTCTTATCCACGTCATTGGTGGTGTGGGAGATGGTGCTGCTCATTGCCATGGCC TTTGACAGATACGTTGCCATATGTAAGCCTCTCCACTATCTGACCATCATGAGCCCAAGAATGTGCATCTTCTTTTTAGTGGCTGCCTGGATGACTGGCCTCATCCACTCTGTGGTGCAACTGGCTTTTGTGGTAAACTTGCCCTTCTGTGGTCCTAATGTATTGGACAGTTTTTATTGTGACCTGCCTCGGTTCATCAAACTTGCCTGCACAGACACCTACCAACTAGAGTTTATGGTCACAGCCAATAGTGGATTCATTTCTGTTGGCTCCTTCTTCATATTGATCATTTCCTATATCATCATCATTCTCACTGTTCAGAAACACTCTTCAGCTGGTTCGTCCAAGGCTCTGTCCACACTCTCAGCTCACATCACTGTGGTATTCTTGTTCTTTGGTCCTTTGATATTTGTCTATATGTGGCCATCTTCCACCATACACCTGGATAAGTTTCTGGCTATCTTTGATGCTGTTCTCACTCCCTTCCTGAATCCAGTCATCTATACATTCAGGAATCAAGAAATGAAGGTGGCAATGAGGAGAGTATGCAGACAGGTAGTGAATTACAGGAAGATCTCTTAA